A stretch of Physeter macrocephalus isolate SW-GA chromosome 6, ASM283717v5, whole genome shotgun sequence DNA encodes these proteins:
- the NANOG gene encoding homeobox protein NANOG isoform X2 has translation MSVDPACPQSPRGPEASNYKESSPMPEIYGPEENYVSLQMSSAETHDMDTVSPLPSFSMDLLIQDSPDSSTSPRVKLPTAADKSTEKKEEKVLVRKQKTRTVFSQTQLCVLNDRFQRQKYLSLQQMQELSNILNLSYKQVKTWFQNQRMKCKRWQKNSWPRNSNIVTQGCLANSSGNLPMWGNQTWNNPTWSNQSWNSQTWGNQSWNSQTWGNQSWNSQTWGPQAWNDQTWNHQFNNYVEESLQPQLQFQQNSPASDLEATLETAGESYNVIQQTAKYFSSQQQIMDLFPNYPLNIQPEDL, from the exons ATGAGCGTGGACCCAGCTTGTCCCCAAAGCCCGCGTGGCCCCGAAGCATCCAATTATAAGGAATCTTCACCAATGCCTGAGATTTATGGGCCTGAAGAAAATTATGTGTCCTTGCAAATGTCATCTGCTGAGACCCACGACATGGACACTG tctctcctcttccttccttctccatggATCTGCTTATTCAGGACAGTCCTGATTCTTCCACAAGCCCCAGAGTAAAATTAC CCACGGCTGCAGACAAGAgcacagagaagaaggaagagaaggtccTGGTCAGGAAGCAGAAGACCAGAACCGTGTTCTCTCAGACGCAGCTATGTGTGCTCAATGACAGATTTCAGAGGCAGAAATACCTCAGCCTCCAGCAAATGCAAGAACTTTCCAACATCCTGAACCTTAGCTACAAACAG GTTAAGACCTGGTTCCAGAACCAGAGAATGAAATGTAAGAGGTGGCAGAAAAACAGCTGGCCGAGGAATAGCAACATTGTGAC CCAAGGATGCCTGGCGAACTCTTCCGGAAACCTGCCCATGTGGGGTAACCAGACCTGGAATAACCCAACTTGGAGCAACCAGAGCTGGAACAGTCAGACCTGGGGCAACCAGAGCTGGAACAGTCAGACCTGGGGCAACCAGAGCTGGAACAGTCAGACCTGGGGCCCCCAAGCCTGGAATGACCAGACTTGGAACCATCAATTCAACAACTATGTTGAGGAAtccctgcagccccagctccagTTCCAGCAAAATTCTCCTGCCAGCGATTTGGAGGCCACCTTGGAAACTGCCGGGGAAAGCTATAACGTAATACAGCAAACTGCTAAGTATTTCAGTTCCCAACAGCAAATCATGGATTTATTCCCAAATTACCCTCTGAACATACAGCCTGAAGATTTGTAA
- the NANOG gene encoding homeobox protein NANOG isoform X1, whose amino-acid sequence MSVDPACPQSPRGPEASNYKESSPMPEIYGPEENYVSLQMSSAETHDMDTVSPLPSFSMDLLIQDSPDSSTSPRVKLPTAADKSTEKKEEKVLVRKQKTRTVFSQTQLCVLNDRFQRQKYLSLQQMQELSNILNLSYKQVKTWFQNQRMKCKRWQKNSWPRNSNIVTQGPATTEYPGFYSYHQGCLANSSGNLPMWGNQTWNNPTWSNQSWNSQTWGNQSWNSQTWGNQSWNSQTWGPQAWNDQTWNHQFNNYVEESLQPQLQFQQNSPASDLEATLETAGESYNVIQQTAKYFSSQQQIMDLFPNYPLNIQPEDL is encoded by the exons ATGAGCGTGGACCCAGCTTGTCCCCAAAGCCCGCGTGGCCCCGAAGCATCCAATTATAAGGAATCTTCACCAATGCCTGAGATTTATGGGCCTGAAGAAAATTATGTGTCCTTGCAAATGTCATCTGCTGAGACCCACGACATGGACACTG tctctcctcttccttccttctccatggATCTGCTTATTCAGGACAGTCCTGATTCTTCCACAAGCCCCAGAGTAAAATTAC CCACGGCTGCAGACAAGAgcacagagaagaaggaagagaaggtccTGGTCAGGAAGCAGAAGACCAGAACCGTGTTCTCTCAGACGCAGCTATGTGTGCTCAATGACAGATTTCAGAGGCAGAAATACCTCAGCCTCCAGCAAATGCAAGAACTTTCCAACATCCTGAACCTTAGCTACAAACAG GTTAAGACCTGGTTCCAGAACCAGAGAATGAAATGTAAGAGGTGGCAGAAAAACAGCTGGCCGAGGAATAGCAACATTGTGACTCAG GGCCCAGCAACTACAGAATACCCGGGCTTCTATTCCTACCACCAAGGATGCCTGGCGAACTCTTCCGGAAACCTGCCCATGTGGGGTAACCAGACCTGGAATAACCCAACTTGGAGCAACCAGAGCTGGAACAGTCAGACCTGGGGCAACCAGAGCTGGAACAGTCAGACCTGGGGCAACCAGAGCTGGAACAGTCAGACCTGGGGCCCCCAAGCCTGGAATGACCAGACTTGGAACCATCAATTCAACAACTATGTTGAGGAAtccctgcagccccagctccagTTCCAGCAAAATTCTCCTGCCAGCGATTTGGAGGCCACCTTGGAAACTGCCGGGGAAAGCTATAACGTAATACAGCAAACTGCTAAGTATTTCAGTTCCCAACAGCAAATCATGGATTTATTCCCAAATTACCCTCTGAACATACAGCCTGAAGATTTGTAA